In Acidobacteriota bacterium, a genomic segment contains:
- a CDS encoding class I SAM-dependent rRNA methyltransferase → MSAPDASPRPPTAVIARKGIDRVRGGHPWIYRSDVTELHAGPGDVVDVRDGRGALLGRALSSDRSQITLRMLTRDATPVDRDFWRERLRAAIAVRERLAFDATAMRLVHGEADLLPSLIVDRYGDVLVVQTLSQGTHAHAVLIVELLVELLQPRGVLLRNDPKVRELEGLPREVVLAWGDVPAQVEVREGPVRYLVDPWKGQKTGLFLDQSENHAAAAAYATGRALDAFSYHGGFALRMAPHAEHVLALDASADAVATIAANAGRQDLRNVEAREANVFDALREFERGDERFDTIVLDPPAFAKHKGAVAKAISGYKEINLRALRLLKPGGHLMTCTCSAHVDEGMFGGIILSAATDAQIPVIVVEKRMQARDHPVLLGVPETYYLKCFVLRRV, encoded by the coding sequence ATGTCAGCTCCAGACGCCTCTCCTCGTCCGCCCACCGCCGTGATCGCCCGCAAGGGTATCGATCGCGTGCGTGGCGGGCATCCGTGGATCTACCGCTCCGACGTCACCGAACTGCACGCAGGTCCAGGCGACGTGGTCGACGTGCGCGACGGCCGCGGCGCGCTGCTCGGCCGCGCGCTGTCGTCGGATCGCTCGCAGATCACGCTGCGCATGCTCACGCGCGACGCGACGCCCGTCGATCGCGACTTCTGGCGCGAGCGCCTGCGCGCGGCGATCGCCGTTCGCGAGCGGCTTGCCTTCGACGCCACGGCGATGCGGCTCGTCCACGGCGAAGCCGATCTCCTGCCCTCCCTCATCGTCGACCGCTATGGCGATGTGCTCGTGGTGCAGACGCTGTCGCAGGGCACGCACGCACACGCCGTACTGATCGTCGAGCTGCTTGTCGAACTGCTGCAGCCGCGTGGTGTGCTGCTGCGCAACGACCCGAAGGTGCGCGAGCTCGAGGGGCTGCCGCGCGAGGTCGTGCTGGCGTGGGGCGACGTGCCAGCGCAGGTCGAAGTGCGGGAGGGCCCCGTGCGCTACCTGGTGGATCCGTGGAAGGGACAGAAGACGGGGCTCTTCCTGGACCAGAGCGAGAACCATGCGGCAGCTGCGGCTTACGCGACGGGACGTGCGCTCGACGCGTTCAGCTACCACGGCGGCTTCGCGCTGCGCATGGCGCCGCACGCGGAACACGTGCTGGCGCTCGACGCGTCGGCAGACGCCGTGGCGACGATCGCCGCCAACGCCGGACGGCAGGACCTGCGCAACGTCGAGGCGCGGGAAGCGAACGTGTTCGATGCGCTGCGCGAGTTCGAGCGCGGCGACGAGCGTTTCGACACGATCGTGCTCGACCCACCTGCGTTCGCCAAGCACAAGGGCGCCGTGGCGAAGGCGATCAGCGGCTACAAGGAGATCAACCTCCGCGCACTCCGGCTGCTGAAACCGGGCGGTCATCTCATGACCTGTACGTGTTCTGCCCATGTAGACGAGGGGATGTTCGGCGGCATCATCCTGTCTGCCGCCACAGACGCGCAGATCCCCGTCATCGTCGTCGAGAAGCGCATGCAGGCCCGCGATCACCCGGTGCTGCTCGGCGTGCCAGAGACCTATTACCTGAAGTGCTTCGTCCTCCGACGCGTGTGA